A genomic window from Alkalihalobacillus sp. AL-G includes:
- the rpoN gene encoding RNA polymerase factor sigma-54, producing the protein MELGLFQTQSMKLVMTQELRQAITILQYPVLELSQFIEQQAVENPLVELRESVIEPKGTEALSSARTDQSTWDYDADNDVNPINFIKSDDDSLQSYLLEQLSFLKLSSEERSLTEYMIFCLNEDGFLDCSLECLKDELDISETEAVTALERIQTFEPVGVGARSLSECLLLQYEAKGFDLPIARTIITDHLEELADKKWLQLTKQLNVSMEELKQAEQLIRSLNPRPCAEFSRGTSEWVQPEFFIERDVRGRLLIRLNEDFVPEIILNERYFRMLEHNKEARPYLEKQLQKYHWLKNSLDQRRQTLRRMGEYLLRAQRDFFDHGFEALRPMTLKEVAESIDVHESTVSRAVKNKMLQTPKGAIPLKSLFTSRIDKGHQNEDMSSTQVKIRIKRLIEREEKRKPLSDQKLADALKEEGIEISRRTVAKYREELRIPPSSKRKSLLV; encoded by the coding sequence ATGGAGTTAGGTCTTTTTCAAACTCAATCGATGAAGCTTGTGATGACACAAGAATTACGACAGGCCATAACGATTTTACAGTACCCGGTGTTAGAATTATCACAATTTATTGAACAACAAGCGGTCGAAAATCCATTGGTTGAATTGAGGGAATCGGTCATTGAGCCCAAGGGGACAGAGGCATTGTCTTCAGCACGGACGGATCAAAGCACTTGGGATTATGATGCTGACAATGATGTGAATCCGATCAACTTTATAAAATCGGACGATGATTCGTTGCAATCTTACCTTTTGGAGCAGCTTTCGTTTTTAAAACTGAGCAGTGAAGAGAGGTCGCTTACTGAATATATGATTTTTTGCTTGAACGAAGACGGTTTCCTAGACTGCTCGTTAGAGTGTTTAAAGGATGAGCTGGACATTTCGGAAACAGAGGCAGTTACAGCTTTAGAGCGGATCCAGACGTTTGAGCCGGTGGGGGTTGGAGCTCGCTCTCTTTCAGAATGTCTATTGCTTCAATATGAGGCCAAGGGATTTGATTTACCAATAGCACGCACGATTATTACCGATCATTTGGAGGAATTGGCGGATAAGAAATGGCTGCAGCTTACGAAACAGCTGAATGTATCGATGGAGGAACTGAAGCAAGCTGAACAGTTGATCCGTTCGTTAAATCCGAGGCCATGTGCGGAATTTTCAAGGGGAACATCTGAGTGGGTACAGCCGGAGTTTTTTATTGAAAGGGATGTACGAGGTCGTTTGTTGATTCGGTTGAATGAGGATTTTGTACCGGAAATCATACTTAATGAACGGTATTTTCGAATGCTTGAACATAATAAAGAGGCACGTCCGTATCTTGAAAAACAGCTGCAAAAGTATCACTGGCTGAAAAACAGTTTGGATCAGCGCCGACAAACGCTGAGAAGGATGGGCGAGTATTTGCTTCGGGCTCAGCGAGACTTTTTTGATCATGGATTCGAAGCTTTACGTCCGATGACTTTGAAGGAAGTGGCTGAATCGATTGACGTTCATGAATCAACTGTCAGTCGTGCGGTTAAAAACAAGATGCTCCAAACTCCAAAGGGTGCAATTCCATTAAAGTCATTGTTTACGTCTCGAATCGATAAAGGGCATCAGAATGAGGATATGTCTTCGACCCAAGTGAAGATCCGGATCAAGCGATTGATTGAGCGGGAGGAAAAACGGAAGCCGCTCTCAGATCAAAAGCTTGCTGATGCGTTGAAAGAGGAAGGGATCGAAATTTCGAGACGAACGGTTGCGAAGTACCGTGAAGAGCTACGGATTCCTCCGTCCTCAAAACGAAAAAGTCTTTTAGTTTAG
- a CDS encoding WecB/TagA/CpsF family glycosyltransferase, which yields MNQTVSWINERIQKSLPTFIVTANPEIVMQAKNDSSFYEVISSSDMITPDGIGIVYASKILGHSLKERVAGYDMLHALLQYRESTGQSTKLFLLGSTQNVVENAGENLAKQYRHVQVMGIHHGFFKKESDEERLIVERISREKPDLLLVGIGSPKQEEFIHRYRNELSASVMIGIGGSFDILSGRICRAPALFRRLGLEWFYRLLCDPRRIKRQMVLPVFVFLVLMERVLHSSTTVEAKSTK from the coding sequence ATGAATCAAACAGTGAGTTGGATAAATGAGAGAATTCAAAAATCCCTCCCCACTTTCATTGTGACGGCAAACCCGGAAATCGTTATGCAAGCTAAGAATGATTCCAGTTTTTACGAAGTGATCTCTTCTTCGGATATGATTACACCGGATGGTATCGGGATTGTTTATGCGTCTAAAATATTAGGTCATTCATTGAAAGAGAGGGTAGCGGGATATGATATGCTGCATGCCCTGCTACAGTACAGAGAGAGTACAGGCCAGTCTACAAAGCTGTTTTTGCTCGGAAGCACACAGAATGTTGTCGAAAATGCGGGTGAGAATTTAGCGAAACAGTATCGGCACGTTCAGGTCATGGGTATACATCACGGATTCTTCAAAAAGGAGTCAGACGAGGAAAGGTTAATCGTAGAACGTATTTCGCGTGAGAAACCCGACCTTCTACTCGTCGGCATTGGCAGCCCGAAACAAGAGGAATTTATCCATAGGTATAGAAATGAACTAAGCGCAAGCGTCATGATCGGTATCGGAGGCAGTTTCGATATTCTATCCGGCCGTATCTGCAGGGCACCTGCTCTATTTCGAAGGTTAGGATTAGAATGGTTTTACCGCTTGCTCTGTGACCCTAGGAGGATTAAAAGGCAAATGGTCTTGCCTGTTTTTGTGTTTCTAGTGCTCATGGAAAGAGTGCTGCATAGCAGTACTACTGTAGAGGCGAAGTCGACGAAGTAA
- a CDS encoding glycosyltransferase family 2 protein, translated as MKFNKNRPFDYNADGYYVVDGKLSNKANKMKVSVVTPVYNAEKYLRKTIDSVINQTIGFKNVEYLLVDDCSTDSSRDILLEYSSKYENIIPVFLKCNTGTPGQPRNLGIQLSTSKYITFLDADDWLEENGLKTLYDILEETGDDYAVGRTIQLKSNGSKIVGEHESCKERRNVSPYSIPHIFQHLGPRARMVRANIIKDNQIVFPEMKFAEDKQFFMDVLINCDKISTTKAPIYNLNRLDDNNGSLTKQTNIMQKTDSNIKVIHYIINKNLEPEKEKMILNRLYEFDSITRLFNTGHFQKTKLKKLYYNKFNEILKTTNGLRYEFSENFFNPLNKVAYELFKEGKTKQLEKLFEWEKKEKVKNVLIKDNLPYYVAPFLEEKYRNIRVPMLAIFKEDRFYDHKYYLEFMVYGDYVDQITDVIIRDREDVNLEYSIPVQVDRGGHGKLEVDLEILNQLPSSSYAMFLRYNDYNKINIRKINENQIEYQNRDYIFYTTIHSNVGLKVK; from the coding sequence ATGAAGTTTAATAAAAATCGACCTTTTGACTATAACGCTGACGGATATTACGTAGTTGATGGCAAACTGAGCAATAAAGCAAATAAAATGAAAGTATCCGTGGTGACACCGGTTTATAATGCTGAAAAGTATTTAAGGAAAACGATAGACTCTGTAATCAACCAAACAATAGGATTTAAAAACGTTGAGTACCTCTTAGTTGATGACTGTTCGACTGATTCATCAAGAGATATTTTGTTAGAATACTCTTCCAAGTACGAGAACATCATTCCCGTCTTTTTAAAATGCAATACGGGAACACCTGGCCAGCCACGTAACCTCGGTATTCAACTATCTACCTCCAAATACATAACCTTCCTAGATGCGGATGATTGGCTTGAAGAAAATGGCTTAAAAACCTTGTATGACATTTTAGAGGAAACAGGAGATGATTACGCCGTCGGGAGAACGATCCAACTAAAATCAAACGGTTCCAAAATTGTAGGGGAGCATGAATCATGTAAAGAACGCAGAAATGTTTCACCCTACTCGATTCCCCATATCTTTCAACATTTAGGGCCACGAGCGAGGATGGTACGAGCCAACATCATTAAGGATAATCAAATTGTGTTTCCAGAAATGAAATTTGCAGAGGATAAACAGTTTTTCATGGACGTTTTGATCAATTGCGATAAGATTTCAACAACAAAAGCACCGATTTATAATTTGAACAGACTCGACGATAATAATGGTTCTTTAACAAAACAAACGAATATTATGCAAAAAACAGATAGCAATATAAAAGTGATCCATTATATCATCAATAAAAATTTGGAACCAGAGAAAGAAAAAATGATCTTGAATCGCTTATACGAGTTTGATTCGATTACAAGATTGTTCAATACTGGCCATTTTCAAAAAACGAAGCTGAAAAAGCTTTATTACAATAAATTCAACGAGATACTGAAAACAACGAATGGTTTACGCTACGAATTCTCAGAGAACTTTTTTAACCCGCTGAATAAAGTAGCTTACGAGCTCTTTAAGGAAGGGAAGACAAAGCAGCTGGAGAAGCTCTTTGAGTGGGAAAAAAAAGAGAAGGTAAAAAATGTCTTGATTAAAGACAACCTCCCTTACTATGTAGCCCCGTTCCTAGAAGAGAAATACCGAAACATCCGGGTGCCGATGCTGGCGATTTTTAAAGAGGACCGGTTTTACGATCATAAATATTATCTTGAATTCATGGTGTACGGTGACTATGTCGATCAAATAACCGATGTCATTATCAGGGACCGGGAAGATGTGAATCTGGAGTATTCGATTCCTGTTCAGGTAGATAGGGGCGGGCATGGAAAGCTGGAAGTAGACCTTGAGATATTGAATCAACTGCCATCGTCGAGCTATGCAATGTTTCTGCGATACAATGACTACAACAAAATCAATATTAGAAAAATCAATGAAAACCAAATTGAATATCAAAATCGGGATTACATCTTTTATACTACCATCCACTCGAATGTCGGACTAAAAGTAAAATAA
- a CDS encoding CDP-glycerol glycerophosphotransferase family protein — protein MKRTKHLCEKCHLDCIYYQNNCLYIQVGIPQLPSIDQNDLALLFVERYTTKKKEYLLSNKSGNTYEACLTVMDLHQLLIEGKDWDVYVTFAINDSRERIRLSSNFMDLELLFFVNDGKMLTPFTTNYGNVSFKSDLLGFITKVEHIDFTNKENLGIKGYVVNPSWLALPANLKQTLVLSTNDHEYTFKMPLKIGARENELKTYRHEDDNFHPIGFEALIPLKAILTSKSEAITLKAWIQITYSEGNRNVTAETYPIKLKSPAFKNKSIVKKVNGKKKRISINRTLKARHLKIIVDQYDFKNDIKVKVKEKLLFIKRHSLVRELYKKAFSWIGTLPANKKLIVFESFHGKQFSDNPRAIYEYLQEKHYPYKLYWSVDKKYLHNFQGKNLKIIRKFSVKWLLIMPRARYWVTNSRMPLWLPKPKHTIYFQTWHGTPLKRLAADMDEVHIPGTTAEKYKTNFIKEAKNWDYLISPNAYSTEIFRRAFQFDKKVLETGYPRNDFICQHNNEETIGRLRTDYGIPMNKRVILYAPTWRDNQFYSKGKYRFDITLDLDLMKEKLGEDFVMLFRLHYLVSENLDLSPYEGFAYDFSDHEDIRELYLMADILITDYSSVFFDYGNLKRPMIFYVDDIEQYRHNLRGFYFDFEQEAPGPLVKTTEEVIRTVKQMEEDGFPLSPRFDSFYERFCYLEYGDSASKVVKEIFRN, from the coding sequence TTGAAGAGAACAAAACATTTGTGCGAAAAATGCCATTTGGATTGTATATACTATCAGAATAATTGCTTATACATTCAGGTTGGCATTCCTCAATTGCCCTCAATTGATCAGAATGACTTGGCTTTGCTTTTTGTTGAACGATACACAACAAAAAAGAAAGAGTATTTGCTATCTAATAAAAGCGGAAACACATATGAAGCATGTTTAACGGTAATGGATTTGCATCAACTATTGATTGAGGGAAAAGACTGGGATGTTTATGTGACCTTTGCAATCAATGACTCCCGTGAAAGAATCCGATTAAGCAGCAATTTTATGGATTTAGAGTTGTTGTTCTTTGTCAATGACGGTAAAATGTTGACACCGTTTACAACAAATTATGGAAATGTTTCGTTTAAATCAGATTTACTCGGTTTTATTACGAAGGTAGAACACATTGATTTTACGAATAAAGAGAATCTTGGGATAAAAGGGTATGTGGTTAACCCTTCGTGGCTGGCGCTGCCTGCCAATCTAAAACAAACATTGGTGCTTTCTACAAATGATCACGAATATACATTCAAAATGCCTTTGAAAATCGGCGCCCGAGAAAATGAATTGAAAACATATAGACACGAGGATGACAATTTTCACCCAATAGGCTTTGAGGCTCTGATACCTCTAAAAGCTATACTTACGAGTAAAAGCGAAGCGATCACGTTAAAAGCTTGGATTCAAATCACTTATTCCGAGGGCAATAGGAACGTGACAGCCGAAACATATCCGATCAAGCTTAAATCTCCTGCATTCAAAAACAAATCAATAGTCAAGAAAGTCAATGGTAAAAAGAAACGTATCTCGATAAACAGAACGCTTAAGGCGAGACACTTGAAAATTATAGTGGATCAATATGATTTTAAGAATGATATAAAAGTAAAAGTTAAGGAAAAGCTCCTCTTTATTAAAAGGCACTCTCTTGTAAGAGAACTTTACAAAAAGGCCTTTTCTTGGATCGGGACCTTGCCTGCAAATAAAAAACTCATTGTTTTTGAAAGTTTTCATGGAAAGCAGTTTAGTGATAATCCACGTGCAATATATGAGTATTTACAGGAAAAACATTATCCGTATAAATTATATTGGAGTGTCGATAAGAAATATCTACATAACTTTCAGGGTAAGAATCTAAAGATCATCCGTAAATTTTCCGTCAAGTGGCTTTTGATCATGCCTCGTGCACGTTATTGGGTAACGAACAGCAGAATGCCTTTATGGCTGCCCAAACCAAAACATACCATCTATTTTCAGACATGGCATGGAACTCCATTAAAACGGCTGGCAGCGGATATGGATGAAGTTCATATACCTGGGACAACTGCTGAAAAATATAAAACAAATTTCATTAAAGAAGCAAAAAATTGGGATTATTTAATTTCCCCTAATGCTTATTCAACTGAAATCTTCCGAAGGGCCTTTCAATTTGATAAAAAAGTGTTAGAAACCGGATATCCACGGAATGATTTCATATGCCAGCACAATAATGAGGAAACCATCGGCAGGTTGCGGACAGATTATGGTATCCCGATGAATAAAAGGGTGATCTTATATGCTCCTACTTGGCGAGACAATCAATTTTACTCTAAAGGCAAATATCGCTTTGATATAACGTTGGATCTTGATTTGATGAAGGAGAAATTAGGCGAGGATTTCGTCATGCTTTTTCGTCTTCACTATTTGGTTTCAGAAAATCTCGATTTATCGCCTTACGAAGGCTTTGCCTACGATTTCTCCGATCATGAAGACATCCGTGAATTATATTTGATGGCAGATATCTTGATAACAGACTATTCATCGGTCTTTTTTGATTATGGCAACTTAAAGCGGCCAATGATTTTTTATGTAGACGACATCGAGCAGTACCGGCATAACCTTCGCGGGTTTTATTTTGACTTTGAACAGGAAGCACCCGGCCCGTTGGTAAAGACGACGGAAGAAGTCATTCGAACAGTTAAACAGATGGAAGAGGATGGATTTCCACTATCTCCACGATTTGATTCATTTTATGAAAGGTTTTGTTATTTAGAGTATGGAGATTCGGCGAGTAAAGTTGTAAAGGAGATTTTCCGCAACTAA
- the tagD gene encoding glycerol-3-phosphate cytidylyltransferase produces MKRILTYGTYDLLHFGHINLLKRAKELGDHLIVGLSTDEFNKGKNKQAYHSFEDRKMILESISFVDQVIPENSWNQKIDDVIKHDIDIFVMGDDWGGRFDFLTKYCEVIYLPRTIGISTSKIKNDLKVAENG; encoded by the coding sequence ATGAAAAGGATATTGACATACGGAACCTATGATCTACTCCATTTCGGGCATATCAATTTACTGAAACGTGCAAAAGAATTAGGGGATCACCTAATCGTCGGCCTTTCCACTGACGAATTCAATAAAGGGAAAAATAAACAAGCCTATCATAGCTTTGAAGATAGAAAAATGATTTTAGAATCAATCAGCTTTGTTGACCAGGTCATTCCTGAAAACAGCTGGAACCAGAAAATTGATGATGTTATCAAACATGATATTGATATTTTTGTCATGGGGGATGATTGGGGAGGGCGTTTCGATTTTCTCACGAAATACTGTGAAGTAATTTACCTGCCAAGGACAATTGGTATCTCAACTTCAAAAATCAAAAATGATTTGAAGGTAGCAGAAAATGGTTAG